A genomic segment from Streptomyces sp. NBC_00654 encodes:
- a CDS encoding extracellular solute-binding protein, whose protein sequence is MSSSTPINRRSLFRMGAGLGLGLAAAPLLAACGDGGTVAKAEAKSASLLPTTAIRNIGLKPDLAATAAGVPQGFFGYPAKPLRATKNTLLKGAAPISATMETFSPPPPARGKNAAWQSIEKLLGGQVNITAVPADDYGTKFSTMVASDSLPDLFMYPEVGGVDNKSAFLRAKCADLTPYLAGDKIKDYPNLAAIPKGAWQAAIFGGKLYGIPIARTGTGGAGFYRHDLFEEIGITSLDQITGLDRFVEACKELTRPKKDQYAIIAGANNVLAMSAGAPYSWRLDAKTGKFTLDLETPEYRSAIETARSLYKSGCYYPGTLQMSGAQKAQYTDMFKNGKGAYVYDGMPTYLAPGVGYIAAMKAIDKTYDPRPFVPFGESAVAWMDNVKLENTHVKKASGERVRQILALADFAASPFGSEEYTLINYGVEGTDFTRDAKGNPALTKQGTQDVTVPWKFMASAVPAIYSADSEQGVRHVHEAFTTMVPMMEQDPTLQYSSPTWDSKGYGSLYSFKQDALKDIVAGRKPMSAYDQLLKDYLAKGGEQARGEFEEAFQKGKK, encoded by the coding sequence GTGTCGAGCTCCACCCCCATCAACCGCAGATCCCTGTTCCGCATGGGTGCGGGCCTCGGTCTCGGGCTTGCCGCCGCCCCGCTGCTCGCCGCGTGCGGCGACGGCGGCACCGTGGCCAAGGCGGAGGCCAAGAGCGCCTCGCTGCTGCCCACCACGGCGATCCGCAACATCGGCCTCAAGCCCGACCTGGCCGCGACCGCCGCCGGCGTACCGCAGGGCTTCTTCGGCTACCCGGCCAAGCCGCTGCGCGCGACGAAGAACACCCTGCTCAAGGGGGCCGCCCCGATCAGCGCCACCATGGAGACCTTCTCGCCGCCGCCGCCGGCCCGGGGCAAGAACGCCGCCTGGCAGAGCATCGAGAAGCTTCTCGGCGGCCAGGTGAACATCACCGCCGTCCCCGCCGACGACTACGGCACCAAGTTCTCCACGATGGTGGCCAGCGACAGCCTGCCCGACCTCTTCATGTACCCCGAGGTCGGCGGCGTCGACAACAAGTCCGCCTTCCTCCGGGCCAAGTGCGCCGACCTGACCCCGTACCTCGCCGGGGACAAGATCAAGGACTACCCGAACCTGGCCGCGATCCCGAAGGGCGCCTGGCAGGCCGCGATCTTCGGCGGCAAGCTCTACGGCATCCCGATCGCCCGCACCGGCACCGGCGGCGCCGGCTTCTACCGCCACGATCTCTTCGAGGAGATCGGCATCACGAGCCTCGACCAGATCACCGGCCTCGACCGCTTCGTCGAGGCGTGCAAGGAGCTGACCCGCCCCAAGAAGGACCAGTACGCCATCATCGCGGGCGCCAACAACGTCCTCGCGATGTCGGCCGGAGCGCCGTACTCCTGGCGGCTCGACGCGAAGACCGGGAAATTCACCCTCGATCTGGAGACCCCCGAGTACCGCAGCGCCATCGAGACGGCACGCTCGCTGTACAAGTCGGGCTGCTACTACCCCGGCACCCTCCAGATGTCCGGGGCGCAGAAGGCCCAGTACACGGACATGTTCAAGAACGGCAAGGGGGCGTACGTCTACGACGGCATGCCCACCTACCTGGCGCCCGGTGTGGGCTACATCGCCGCGATGAAGGCGATCGACAAGACGTACGACCCGCGGCCCTTCGTGCCGTTCGGCGAGAGTGCCGTCGCCTGGATGGACAACGTCAAGCTGGAGAACACCCATGTGAAGAAGGCGTCCGGCGAGCGGGTGCGACAGATCCTCGCGCTGGCCGACTTCGCCGCCTCGCCGTTCGGCAGCGAGGAGTACACGCTGATCAACTACGGCGTCGAAGGAACGGACTTCACCCGCGACGCCAAGGGCAACCCGGCGCTCACCAAGCAGGGCACCCAGGACGTCACGGTGCCGTGGAAGTTCATGGCCTCCGCCGTCCCCGCGATCTACAGCGCCGACTCCGAGCAGGGCGTGCGCCACGTCCACGAGGCGTTCACCACGATGGTCCCGATGATGGAGCAGGACCCGACGCTCCAGTACTCCTCTCCCACCTGGGACTCCAAGGGCTACGGCAGCCTCTACTCGTTCAAGCAGGACGCGCTCAAGGACATCGTCGCGGGCCGCAAGCCCATGTCCGCGTACGACCAGCTGCTCAAGGACTACCTGGCCAAGGGCGGCGAGCAGGCCCGCGGCGAGTTCGAAGAGGCCTTCCAGAAGGGGAAGAAGTGA
- a CDS encoding M1 family metallopeptidase: protein MTTRRSLLGLGGAAVAAAVAVPVLGTPATARPHRFDPRPGSDGVGDPLFPTLGNGGYQVLHYDLTFDFTPVTYDFTGVVRMSARATQDLSAFNLDTDGHTIEAITVQGRTATWELTAGQSGQELTVTPARALRDGQAFTVEVRYRGNGKAPRLGLTGWKFGTDGGFASAAQSSRADTFLPCNDTPSDKATWTFHISAPKGFVATANGELLHRTPRADGSTVWHFALRERMATELIGIAVVKGTYLYGTGHRGLPLRHIVPQGLEDTYAPIVARTADHLAWCEAKFGRYPFSVYGVHIYDGYTDALENQTLSLFSTNWFKPNANGQPGYETTMVHELVHQWWGDSVTPADWQQAWLNEGPAVYYAALYGEERGWSVLADKMRATYGKLDAIRAKDGPPGLPKALGGTNIYDGGALVLYALRRQIGDRDFDRVMRLWPQRHKDGNVSSEDFIRHTVKVTGRKSLDPFLRDWLFGAVNPPMPGHPDWKATA from the coding sequence GTGACAACGCGACGCTCACTCCTCGGGCTCGGCGGCGCGGCGGTCGCCGCGGCCGTGGCCGTACCCGTCCTCGGTACGCCCGCAACGGCCCGCCCGCACCGCTTCGACCCGAGGCCCGGCTCGGACGGAGTCGGCGACCCGCTCTTCCCGACGCTCGGCAACGGCGGCTACCAGGTCCTCCACTACGACCTCACCTTCGACTTCACCCCGGTGACGTACGACTTCACCGGCGTCGTGAGGATGAGCGCCCGCGCCACCCAGGACCTGTCCGCGTTCAACCTGGACACCGACGGCCACACCATCGAGGCCATCACCGTCCAGGGACGTACGGCCACCTGGGAACTGACCGCCGGCCAGAGCGGCCAGGAACTCACCGTCACCCCGGCCCGCGCCCTGCGCGACGGCCAGGCGTTCACCGTCGAGGTCCGCTACCGGGGCAACGGCAAGGCGCCCCGGCTCGGTCTCACCGGCTGGAAGTTCGGCACCGACGGCGGCTTCGCCTCCGCCGCCCAGTCCTCCCGCGCCGACACCTTCCTGCCCTGCAACGACACCCCGTCGGACAAGGCGACCTGGACCTTCCACATCAGTGCCCCCAAGGGCTTCGTCGCCACCGCCAACGGCGAACTGCTGCACCGGACCCCGCGCGCCGACGGCTCCACCGTCTGGCACTTCGCGCTCCGCGAGCGGATGGCGACCGAACTGATCGGCATCGCCGTCGTCAAGGGCACCTACCTGTACGGCACCGGCCACCGCGGACTGCCGCTGCGCCACATCGTGCCCCAGGGCCTGGAGGACACCTACGCCCCGATCGTCGCCCGCACCGCCGACCATCTGGCCTGGTGCGAGGCGAAGTTCGGCCGCTACCCGTTCTCCGTCTACGGCGTCCACATCTACGACGGCTACACCGACGCGCTGGAGAACCAGACCCTCTCGCTCTTCTCCACCAACTGGTTCAAGCCCAACGCCAACGGACAGCCGGGCTACGAGACCACCATGGTCCATGAGCTGGTCCACCAGTGGTGGGGCGATTCCGTGACCCCCGCCGACTGGCAGCAGGCCTGGCTCAACGAGGGCCCCGCCGTCTACTACGCCGCCCTCTACGGCGAGGAGCGCGGCTGGTCCGTCCTCGCCGACAAGATGAGGGCCACCTACGGCAAGCTCGACGCGATCCGCGCCAAGGACGGCCCGCCCGGACTGCCCAAGGCGCTCGGCGGCACCAACATCTACGACGGCGGCGCCCTGGTCCTGTACGCCCTGCGCCGGCAGATCGGCGACCGGGACTTCGACCGCGTGATGCGGCTGTGGCCCCAGCGGCACAAGGACGGCAACGTCTCCAGCGAGGACTTCATCCGGCACACCGTCAAGGTCACCGGCAGGAAGTCGCTCGACCCGTTCCTGCGCGACTGGCTCTTCGGAGCCGTGAACCCGCCCATGCCCGGCCACCCCGACTGGAAGGCCACCGCGTGA
- a CDS encoding right-handed parallel beta-helix repeat-containing protein translates to MNRTAHLLRGTAAAVTTTFLAALLAAPTAQAAPGTRTLYAGPDGRGTSCTASRPCSVEGARVRARTEGGRDVRVLLKGGTYRLTEPLELGAEDSGKNGRTVTWTAAPGARPVLSGGRDLTGWQRDADGTWTAPVPEGVTPRQLFIDGRRAVRARGEACAAAVCDATTTGMTGAGATGIARWQRPTDAEVVIRVRWRNYHCRIAGVSGDVMTFAQPCWTNSASGTDRTGPSWDSTTVDSARYSGVAFFENAPELLDTPGEFTWNSEARTVTYLPREGENMRRAQVVTPHTEQLLVMDGAHDITVSGIGFAYAAYRQPGTDEGYAGMQAGLTLTGATGPVDHAGRYYTKPAAALTVRGGRRVSIDGARFEHLGGAGAILEAGTKDSALTRSSFTDLSSGAVYVGDTEPLPGTALAGERNTVAYNTIRRSGVEYTDSVGIWAGYEAGLTVDHNTLEHLPYSGISVGWGWNQPEAQKSVLRDNKVTDNRITDVMEVAQEQHDGGAIYTQGAQPGTLLSGNYINRSAFGNTERDGNGIYLDEQSSHILVEKNVITRIGYKWVSNWADYGIRNTARGNWTDTAAPALGGTGSVMTDNLTGLDRLPAAALAVASRAGAHGGRVEQLRTDLARTGTATQSSTDGTATAALALDADTNTDTRTLAEAGAWWQVDLGTKRRVRQIEIWNNASSTTADFDVITDDGSVHVGGKSLRPTVLDLDSTTRTVKIRVAGTGRVALSQVLVHP, encoded by the coding sequence GTGAACCGCACCGCGCACCTCCTGCGGGGAACCGCCGCAGCCGTCACCACCACCTTCCTCGCGGCACTCCTCGCGGCCCCCACCGCCCAGGCCGCCCCCGGGACCCGCACCCTGTACGCGGGCCCCGACGGGCGCGGCACCTCCTGCACGGCCTCCAGGCCCTGCTCCGTCGAAGGCGCCCGGGTCCGGGCCCGCACCGAGGGCGGCCGGGACGTCCGGGTACTCCTCAAGGGAGGTACGTACCGGCTGACGGAGCCGCTGGAGCTCGGCGCCGAGGACTCCGGGAAGAACGGCCGCACCGTCACCTGGACCGCGGCCCCCGGCGCCCGTCCCGTCCTGTCCGGCGGGCGCGACCTCACCGGCTGGCAGCGCGACGCCGACGGCACCTGGACCGCCCCCGTCCCCGAGGGCGTCACCCCGCGCCAGCTCTTCATCGACGGACGGCGGGCCGTCCGGGCCCGGGGCGAGGCCTGCGCGGCCGCCGTCTGCGACGCCACGACGACGGGGATGACCGGCGCCGGCGCCACCGGCATCGCCCGGTGGCAGCGCCCCACCGACGCCGAAGTGGTGATCCGGGTCCGCTGGCGCAACTACCACTGCCGTATCGCGGGCGTCAGCGGCGACGTCATGACCTTCGCCCAGCCCTGCTGGACCAACTCCGCGAGCGGCACCGACCGCACCGGTCCCTCCTGGGACTCCACCACGGTCGACTCCGCCCGCTACAGCGGGGTCGCCTTCTTCGAGAACGCTCCCGAACTCCTCGACACACCCGGCGAGTTCACCTGGAACTCCGAAGCCCGCACGGTCACCTACCTGCCGCGCGAGGGCGAGAACATGCGCCGCGCCCAGGTGGTCACCCCGCACACCGAACAGCTCCTCGTCATGGACGGCGCCCACGACATCACGGTCAGCGGCATCGGCTTCGCGTACGCGGCCTACCGGCAGCCCGGAACCGACGAGGGCTACGCGGGCATGCAGGCCGGTCTCACCCTCACCGGCGCCACCGGCCCCGTCGACCACGCGGGCCGCTACTACACCAAGCCCGCCGCGGCACTCACCGTGCGCGGCGGCCGGCGTGTCAGCATCGACGGCGCGCGCTTCGAGCACCTCGGCGGGGCGGGCGCGATCCTCGAAGCCGGCACCAAGGACAGCGCCCTGACCCGGTCCTCCTTCACCGACCTGTCCTCCGGCGCGGTGTACGTCGGTGACACGGAGCCGCTGCCCGGTACGGCGCTCGCGGGCGAACGGAACACCGTCGCGTACAACACGATCCGCCGCTCCGGCGTCGAGTACACCGACTCGGTGGGCATCTGGGCCGGATACGAGGCCGGGCTGACCGTCGACCACAACACCCTGGAACACCTGCCGTACTCCGGCATCTCCGTCGGCTGGGGCTGGAACCAGCCCGAGGCCCAGAAGTCCGTCCTGCGCGACAACAAGGTGACGGACAACCGCATCACCGACGTGATGGAAGTGGCCCAGGAGCAGCACGACGGCGGCGCGATCTACACCCAGGGCGCCCAGCCCGGCACCCTCCTGTCCGGCAATTACATCAACCGCTCCGCCTTCGGCAACACCGAGCGCGACGGCAACGGCATCTACCTCGACGAACAGTCCTCGCACATCCTCGTCGAGAAGAACGTCATCACCCGTATCGGCTACAAGTGGGTCTCCAACTGGGCGGACTACGGCATCCGGAACACCGCCCGCGGCAACTGGACCGACACCGCGGCACCCGCCCTCGGCGGCACCGGCTCCGTCATGACGGACAACCTCACCGGCCTCGACCGGCTGCCGGCCGCCGCACTGGCCGTCGCCTCCCGGGCCGGCGCCCACGGCGGACGCGTCGAGCAGCTGCGCACCGACCTGGCCCGTACGGGCACCGCGACCCAGTCCTCGACCGACGGGACGGCCACCGCCGCCCTCGCCCTGGACGCGGACACCAACACCGACACCCGCACCCTCGCCGAGGCGGGAGCCTGGTGGCAGGTCGACCTCGGTACGAAGCGGCGCGTCCGTCAGATCGAGATCTGGAACAACGCCTCCTCCACGACGGCCGACTTCGACGTCATCACGGACGACGGGTCCGTCCACGTCGGCGGAAAGTCCTTGCGCCCGACCGTTCTGGACCTGGACAGCACCACCCGCACCGTGAAGATCAGGGTCGCGGGAACCGGACGCGTCGCCCTCTCCCAGGTCCTCGTCCACCCCTGA
- a CDS encoding Gfo/Idh/MocA family protein, translating to MTDLRIGVLGYGLRGSLARTAHRPGSGARVTALAEPDPRARTEAAAAFPGAAMSAGHRTVIEDPDIDAVLVLTPDHTHADLACEALRAGKPVFVEKPLDISVERCDTILRTAYETGTRLYIGHNMRHMPVVRLMRDLIRDGAIGEIKTVWIRHFVGYGGDWYFKDWHAERRYTTGLLLQKAAHDIDVLHWLAGGYAKDVQALGDLMVYGDNPHRREPGEPKADDWYTKDGHWPPHTQRALNPVIDVEDVSLLNMRLDNGVLASYQQCHFTPDYWRNYTVIGDAGRLENFGDGPGGCVKVWNTRRSGYRPEADETHEIPAAEDNAGHGGADPLLVDEFLRFVREGGRTDTSPVAARMAVAAGVRATASLRDGGTPATVPALDPELAAYFERGQVRAD from the coding sequence ATGACCGACCTCCGTATCGGCGTGCTCGGCTACGGCCTGCGCGGCTCACTCGCCCGCACCGCCCACCGGCCCGGCTCCGGCGCCCGCGTCACCGCGCTGGCGGAACCGGACCCCCGCGCCCGTACGGAGGCGGCCGCGGCCTTCCCGGGCGCGGCCATGTCCGCCGGCCACCGCACGGTCATCGAGGACCCGGACATCGACGCGGTCCTGGTCCTCACCCCCGACCACACCCACGCGGACCTGGCCTGCGAAGCACTCCGGGCGGGCAAGCCGGTCTTCGTCGAGAAGCCCCTCGACATCAGCGTCGAGCGCTGCGACACCATCCTGCGCACGGCGTACGAGACCGGGACCCGGCTCTACATCGGGCACAACATGCGCCACATGCCCGTCGTCAGACTGATGCGCGACCTGATCCGCGACGGCGCCATCGGCGAGATAAAGACCGTCTGGATCCGGCACTTCGTCGGATACGGCGGCGACTGGTACTTCAAGGACTGGCACGCCGAACGGCGTTACACCACCGGGCTGCTGCTCCAGAAGGCGGCCCACGACATCGACGTCCTGCACTGGCTGGCCGGCGGCTACGCCAAGGACGTGCAGGCGCTCGGCGACCTGATGGTCTACGGCGACAACCCGCACCGGCGCGAGCCGGGGGAGCCCAAGGCGGACGACTGGTACACCAAGGACGGCCACTGGCCCCCGCACACCCAGCGGGCGCTCAACCCCGTCATCGACGTCGAGGACGTGTCGCTGCTCAACATGCGCCTCGACAACGGGGTGCTGGCCTCCTACCAGCAGTGCCATTTCACCCCCGACTACTGGCGCAACTACACGGTCATCGGCGACGCGGGCCGCCTGGAGAACTTCGGCGACGGCCCCGGCGGCTGTGTGAAGGTCTGGAACACCCGGCGCTCCGGCTACCGCCCCGAGGCGGACGAGACCCATGAGATCCCCGCCGCCGAGGACAACGCCGGGCACGGCGGCGCCGACCCGCTGCTCGTGGACGAGTTCCTGCGATTCGTCCGGGAGGGCGGCCGTACCGACACCTCACCGGTGGCGGCCCGGATGGCGGTCGCGGCGGGCGTACGGGCCACGGCCTCGCTGCGCGACGGCGGCACCCCGGCCACGGTGCCCGCACTGGACCCGGAACTGGCGGCGTACTTCGAGCGGGGCCAGGTACGCGCGGACTGA
- a CDS encoding transketolase family protein, protein MDTMRDRFIATTSQLLDEDPRLALVLAEISRDGFRQAERNHPDRVINVGIREQLLIGAGAGMALTGMRPLMHTFASFLVERPFEQVKLDLGHQNLGAVLVSAGASYDWPAGGFTHMSPGDVALLDTLDDWTVLVPGHPDEAETLLRRAVAGEGRVYVRLSLQSNREGRPVTGTGFTVVREGRGGTVVAVGPMLDNVLAAVEGLDVTVLYATTVRPFDAAGLRRAVGAGPGADVVIVEPYLAGTSTAAANDALAELPHRVLGLGVGRAELRRYGQMDEHLAAHGLDPHGLRERITGFLPA, encoded by the coding sequence ATGGACACCATGCGCGACCGTTTCATCGCCACCACCTCACAGCTCCTGGACGAGGACCCCCGGCTGGCCCTGGTGCTGGCCGAGATCAGCCGCGACGGCTTCAGGCAGGCCGAGCGGAACCACCCGGACCGGGTGATCAATGTGGGCATCCGGGAGCAACTGCTGATCGGGGCGGGCGCCGGAATGGCGCTGACGGGCATGCGGCCGCTGATGCACACCTTCGCCAGCTTCCTGGTGGAGCGGCCGTTCGAGCAGGTCAAGCTGGACCTCGGCCACCAGAACCTCGGCGCGGTCCTGGTCAGTGCCGGTGCGTCGTACGACTGGCCGGCCGGGGGCTTCACCCATATGTCCCCGGGCGACGTGGCGCTCCTGGACACGCTCGACGACTGGACGGTACTGGTGCCGGGCCACCCCGACGAGGCCGAGACCCTGCTCCGGCGGGCGGTGGCGGGGGAAGGCCGGGTGTATGTCCGGCTCTCCCTCCAGTCGAACCGGGAGGGGCGGCCCGTGACCGGGACCGGATTCACCGTCGTACGGGAGGGGCGGGGCGGCACCGTGGTCGCGGTCGGGCCCATGCTGGACAACGTCCTGGCGGCGGTCGAGGGCCTGGATGTGACCGTGCTGTACGCCACGACGGTGCGCCCCTTCGACGCGGCCGGCCTGCGGCGGGCCGTCGGTGCGGGTCCCGGCGCCGATGTGGTGATCGTGGAGCCGTATCTGGCGGGCACCTCGACGGCGGCGGCCAATGACGCGCTCGCGGAGCTGCCCCACCGGGTGCTCGGCCTCGGGGTGGGGCGGGCGGAGCTGCGGCGGTACGGGCAGATGGACGAGCATCTGGCGGCGCACGGACTGGACCCGCACGGTCTGCGCGAGCGGATCACGGGCTTCCTGCCGGCCTGA
- a CDS encoding transketolase: MTNTTAAPVRGYQDLDRLIGLMTGDEKHGPAAHSTLDALWVLYDRVLRVTPGTVADPGRDRFLLSKGHGPMAYYAVLAARGFFGEELLPGFGSYDSPLGHHPDRVLVPGAEIGSGSLGHGLPLAVGTVLGLRAQGLTGPRVWVLTGDAELDEGSNHEAIAYAGPAGLEQLHTMVIDNASASHALPGGIAARFEAAGWSTVTVDGRDHEALYAACTAPHPGRPLAVVARVAPER; this comes from the coding sequence ATGACGAACACGACCGCCGCACCGGTACGCGGCTACCAGGACCTGGACCGTCTGATCGGCCTGATGACGGGCGACGAGAAGCACGGCCCGGCCGCCCATTCCACGCTGGACGCCCTGTGGGTGCTGTACGACCGGGTACTGCGGGTCACCCCCGGGACCGTCGCCGACCCCGGACGGGACCGCTTCCTCCTCTCCAAGGGGCACGGGCCGATGGCGTACTACGCCGTTCTGGCGGCACGCGGATTCTTCGGCGAGGAGCTGCTGCCCGGCTTCGGGTCGTACGACTCGCCGCTGGGACACCACCCGGACCGGGTACTGGTCCCGGGCGCCGAGATCGGCAGCGGCTCGCTGGGCCACGGGCTCCCGCTGGCCGTGGGAACCGTGCTGGGACTGCGGGCGCAGGGGCTCACCGGTCCGCGGGTGTGGGTGCTGACGGGGGACGCGGAGCTCGACGAGGGCAGCAACCACGAGGCGATCGCCTACGCCGGTCCCGCGGGGCTGGAACAGCTGCACACCATGGTGATCGACAACGCCTCCGCGAGCCATGCCCTGCCCGGCGGCATCGCCGCCCGGTTCGAGGCGGCCGGATGGTCCACGGTGACCGTGGACGGACGGGACCACGAGGCGCTGTACGCGGCCTGCACCGCACCGCACCCGGGCCGCCCCCTGGCCGTGGTCGCGCGGGTGGCCCCCGAGCGCTGA